In Eubacteriales bacterium mix99, the DNA window ATTTCATTTATACTGTATCACGGGGGGACGATATTGATGTGGTCATCACAGAAGTGGGCGGGACCATCGGAGACATCGAAGGACAGCCTTTTCTGGAGGCGATCCGGCAGATTCCCCTGGAAATCGGAAGGGAAAACTGCCTGTTTATTCATGTAACACTTGTTCCCTATGTCAGCGGTTCCAATGAATACAAATCCAAGCCGACCCAGCACTCTGTCAAACAACTTCAGTCCCAGGGCATCATGCCCGATATCATCATCTGCCGGTGTGACCGGAAACTGGAGCAGAGCATGAAACAAAAGATATCCCTGTTCTGCAATGTAAAGCCGGACTGCGTTCTGGATAACACTACCGTGCCGGTTCTGTATGAAGTGCCCATCATGCTGCACAACCAGGGCCTTGATGATATTGTGTGCCGGGAATTGAAGATTCCGGCACCGCCCTGCGACCTTTCCGACTGGACCGGCATGCTGGATCGGATCCGCTGCAGAAGCAGGGAGGTGACCATAGCCATTGTGGGGAAATATGTAAAACTCCATGATGCTTACCTGTCCATTGTGGAAGCCCTGCATCATGCGGGCTATGAAACCGGAACGAAAATCCGGTTTTGTTGGGTGAATGCAGAGGAGCTTGTCACGGAAAACGATGCGGAGGAAAATCTGGCAGGCTGTGACGGGATATTGGTTCCCGGAGGATTTGGCGACCGGGGCATGGAAGGAAAGATTCAGGCGGCAAAATATGCGCGAACCCGTAATGTCCCTTATTTTGGAATATGCCTGGGGATGCAGACGGCAGTGATTGAGTTTTCACGGGATGTGGCAGGGTTGGAAGATGCCAATTCCAGTGAATTCAACCCGGAAGCCCGGGACTGTGTCATCGATCTGCTGCCGGATCAGCAGGGAAATATTCCAAAAGGCGGCACCATGCGGCTGGGAAGTTATCCCTGCCGGATTCTGCCGGACACGATCATGGCCCGGGCCTATCAGTCCGGCAGAATCGCGGAACGTCACCGTCACCGGTATGAATTCAACAATCGGTACCGGAAGATTCTGCAGCAGGCGGGTCTGGTGATCAGCGGTACCTCTCCGGACGGATATATTGTGGAAACTGTTGAAATCCCGCAAAATGATTTTTTTCTGGGCGTCCAGTTTCATCCGGAGTTCAAAAGCCGGCCCAACCGGGCACATCCCCTGTTCCGTGAATTCGTGAAGGCAGCCCTGGAAAGATCGGACAAAGCCCGGAATGCGGGGGAAAACGGATGAGAATCAATGCAAATTATCTTCGGCTGGAAGACAGCTACCTGTTCTCCTCCATTGCGAAAAAGGTGGCGGCATATCAGAAGGAACATCCGGAAAGGGAGATCCTGCGGCTGGGAATCGGGGACGTTACCCTTCCCCTTTGCGATGCCTCGGTTGCGGCAATGGCTTCTGCCGTAAGGGAGATGGGAACGGAGCAAGGGTTTCACGGTTATGGGCCGGAGCAGGGCTATGGGTTTCTCCGAATGGCCATTGCACAGTACTATCAGAGCCGGGGTGTATTGCTGACACCCGATGAAATCTTTGTCAGTGACGGTGCTAAAAGCGATCTGGGCAATTTTCCGGATATTCTGTCTTTGGATAATACCGTATGGATTCCGGATCCAGTGTATCCCGCCTATGTGGACTCCAATATCATGTCCGGCAGAAAGATTCAATACCTGGATGCCAATCCGGAGAATCATTTTCTTCCGATGCCGGTCAGGAACCGCAAAATGGACATCATCTATCTCTGTTCGCCCAATAATCCCACCGGTGCAGTTTATGACAGGGAGCAGCTGAGGCAATGGGTGGATTATGCCCTGGCAAACGGCGCAATTCTGCTGTTTGACGCGGCCTATGAAGCATTTATCCGGGAACCGGATTTGCCGGGAAGCATCTATGAGATCGAAGGTGCCAAAAAGTGTGCGGTGGAATTTTGCTCCATGTCCAAAACAGCCGGATTTACCGGAACACGATGTGGGTATACGGTGGTACCCCGGGAGCTGATTTATGAAGGAGCGAGTCTGAATGCTCTCTGGCTGCGCAGGCAGACAACGAAATTCAACGGGGTTGCCTATATCGTGCAGCGGGGAGCAGAGGCTGCCTTCTCCCCGGAAGGGAGAAGGCAGTGCAAAAGAAAGATTGACTATTATATGGAAAACGCCCGGATTATTTCCAATGATCTGGATGAGATGGGGATCCGGTACACCGGCGGCAGGAACTCTCCCTATATCTGGATGACATGTCCCTGTGGACGGTCTTCCTGGGAGTATTTTGACCTGCTTCTGAACCGTGCCGGTATCGTCGGGACTCCTGGATCCGGATTCGGGGCAAACGGAGAAGGGTTTTTCCGCCTGTCCGCCTTTGGCAGGCGGGAAAACGTGGAAAAAGCGATGGAATGGATGAAAACCCGGATGTGATAAAAACGGGATGTTCCGTCAGGGAGCATCTCAGGCCTGTTTTTCCCCCTGCTTCGCGTCATCCGGTTTAGGCAGGGGCTTCCGGGCAGGCCCGTTGATCACTTCTCCGTCGCAGGTAAACCGGGAGCCGTGACAGGGACAGTCCCAGGAATGTTCTGCGGAGTTCCACTGGACTTCGCACCCCAAATGGGTGCAGGTGGTATCCACCACATGGAGGTTTCCCTGAAAATCCCGGTAAGCCCCGCACTTTTTTCCGTCCGCCTCCACCACTCTGGCTTCTCCCTGCCGGATGTCCGCATTGTCTTCCTTGCCGGCCAGCTTGCTCTGGACCAGCTCCTTTACAACATTTGCATTTTCGGAAACGAACTTTCCCGCCGATGCGGAGGGAGTAAAACGGGACGGCGCAAAAACCGGCGCCCATTCGTTGTCTTTTCCGAGAATGGCGTCCTGCAGCATCACAGCTGCCGCCGTGCCGTTTGTCATGCCCCATTTTCGAAAGCCGGTGGCCACATAGATGCCGGGTGTTTTGGAAGTCAGGGTGCCCACGTAGGGAACCTGGTCCATGGAGGTGTAGTCCTGGGCGGACCACCGGGTAACGACTTCCCGGACCCGGAACATGCGGTCTGCCGTTTCCTTCAGATTCTTATAGTGTACGCCGGTGTCCCCGCCCTGGCCGGTTTTATGGTGTTCGCCGCCAACCAGGATGAGTTCGTTTCCCCCGTCCATGGGCTGTGCCCGGAAGGAACGCCCGGGTTCCTCCGACGAGATGAACATGCCGCCCGGAAAGGAATCCTCCGCCGTAATTCCAAGGATGTAGGAACGAGCCGGGTAAATCCGGCTGAAATACATCCCGTTGCCGTCATAAAAAGGATAATGGGTTGCGATGATAATGTTGGGCGCGGTTACCCGGCAGCCGGTGTCGGTGAGGACGACAGGAGTTCCCTCCGTAAGGAGATCCACAGCTTTGGTGTGTTCCAGCAGGAAGCTTCCGTTTCCCGGGATTTGGTTTGCCAGAGCCAACAGATATTTCAGCGGATGAAACTGTGCCTGGTTGTCAAACCGGAGCGCTGCCTTCACCCTGATGGGAAGAGGGATTTCCTCCAGATATGTTGCGGCAAGGCCCAGTTTCATGGCGACTCCCGCTTCCTCCTGGATTTTTTCGACTTCCTTTTCCTCCTGGGTATAGACGTAGGCAGGCTGCCAGGAAAAATCACATTCAATATTGTTCTGCCGTATGATGGAATCGATGATTCCAATTGCCGCCTGGTTGGCATCCGCATATTGCTGCGCATTTTCCTGACCCATTTTTGCCAGAATCGTCTGATAGATCAGGTCATGCTGGGCAGTTATCTTTGCAGTGGTATGGCCCGTGGTACCGTGCAGGATCCGCTCTGCCTCCAGGACAGCGACTTTCAGTCCGCTTTGTTTCAATAAATAGGCGGAAGTAATGCCAACGATGCCTCCGCCGACGATTGCCACATCCACTTTCAGATCGGTTTTCAACTGTTCAAAATCCGGAAACGGGACGGACGCCATCCAATAGGATTGCGGCGGTTCATTGAACCCGTTTCCCCATTTATGGGAACTCATTTTTATCATCCTCCATTTTTATTTGGTATTATCATGATTTGACCGGATTACTCTATGACCAGAACGGCACCGCTTGCGGGATCCATCCAGTGATAGAGAAATTCCGCGTGGCTGGAGTAATTCCGGACACACATATGGGAACGCGGGAAAGTGCCGATGGTCTGGAGATATTCCTGAATGCCGGGATCCACCTGCCATCCGTTCTTCTCCATGTAATTGACAGGAACGCCGTGGATATAGGCGCCGCCGCAAAAACGGATTGCAAAAGGCGCGTAACCGGCTATTTCATCGGATCCGTCCTTTAAATATTCAAATCGGTCCTTTTTTTCAATGGCCCGATAGGAACCAAGGGGAGTCTCATAGGAAGTGGGACTTTTCAAACCGGTGGTGGCCAGAGTATAGGAAACCATTCGAATTTCCCCGCCGGACAATTCAAATGCCGCCTGATTCTGCTGATCCCGGTCCACAATTATCACATGGGTCACCTGACTCAGGGCATGATCGGGATTGATGTACTTTTTGGGAACATAAAGTTCCTTTCCAAAGGTATTTACGAAAACCCGGTAGAAGTCCCCCGATTCCCCCAGTATCCGGACCAGCATGCCGTCCGGCACATAACGGAAACCGGAATGGGTGTCCGCCCGGTCATATCCGGGAGCACTCTGATAAATACGTATTCCGAATTCATCTGTAGCGGCTTCCTCCTTCTTCGGGGGCGCGCCGTTGGCATTCTTGTAATTGCTGATATGGCTCAGCTTTCCCTGGGATGCCTGCTGCTGCAGGCTGTGCAGGGCGGAAAGCATCTTGTCAAATTGAAATCTCCTTACTATTCCGGCAGAGGAAGGAAGGTATCCGGTACGGATCGACCCGTTTTCCCGGCAGGAAACGGCGTACCAGATATCGGAGTCTTCCGTGGTCTTTCCCCGGACTTTTCGCAGAAGCGCCGGCTTTTCTCCGTCGGAGGCCATGCTTACCACGGCAGCAGCGGGATCCGGACTCTGGCGGATGGGGACTTCCTGTCCATTGGTAATCAGAAAATAATCATAGGTCAGATTATAATTGGTATACCGGAGGCCTTCCCTGATTTCATCCGGCAGTTGGGTATGGTATTCCTGCAGTACCTCCGGACTTTCCACATCGTTTACCCGGCCGGACTTTTCATTTGCCATCTGTTTGATTTCCTTCTGGCTGACTCCGGTATCCTTCTGGGTTGT includes these proteins:
- a CDS encoding L,D-transpeptidase family protein; protein product: MKKKLPALLLSVFLLAAGSCSYRRSTPPEKRPVPNSTTQPEQNTPGRSPNPTGPKKSDRLTKSDQQAVEENVNGRDVSEDEQITDQAESMKTTQKDTGVSQKEIKQMANEKSGRVNDVESPEVLQEYHTQLPDEIREGLRYTNYNLTYDYFLITNGQEVPIRQSPDPAAAVVSMASDGEKPALLRKVRGKTTEDSDIWYAVSCRENGSIRTGYLPSSAGIVRRFQFDKMLSALHSLQQQASQGKLSHISNYKNANGAPPKKEEAATDEFGIRIYQSAPGYDRADTHSGFRYVPDGMLVRILGESGDFYRVFVNTFGKELYVPKKYINPDHALSQVTHVIIVDRDQQNQAAFELSGGEIRMVSYTLATTGLKSPTSYETPLGSYRAIEKKDRFEYLKDGSDEIAGYAPFAIRFCGGAYIHGVPVNYMEKNGWQVDPGIQEYLQTIGTFPRSHMCVRNYSSHAEFLYHWMDPASGAVLVIE
- a CDS encoding LL-diaminopimelate aminotransferase, with translation MRINANYLRLEDSYLFSSIAKKVAAYQKEHPEREILRLGIGDVTLPLCDASVAAMASAVREMGTEQGFHGYGPEQGYGFLRMAIAQYYQSRGVLLTPDEIFVSDGAKSDLGNFPDILSLDNTVWIPDPVYPAYVDSNIMSGRKIQYLDANPENHFLPMPVRNRKMDIIYLCSPNNPTGAVYDREQLRQWVDYALANGAILLFDAAYEAFIREPDLPGSIYEIEGAKKCAVEFCSMSKTAGFTGTRCGYTVVPRELIYEGASLNALWLRRQTTKFNGVAYIVQRGAEAAFSPEGRRQCKRKIDYYMENARIISNDLDEMGIRYTGGRNSPYIWMTCPCGRSSWEYFDLLLNRAGIVGTPGSGFGANGEGFFRLSAFGRRENVEKAMEWMKTRM
- a CDS encoding FAD-dependent oxidoreductase, translated to MSSHKWGNGFNEPPQSYWMASVPFPDFEQLKTDLKVDVAIVGGGIVGITSAYLLKQSGLKVAVLEAERILHGTTGHTTAKITAQHDLIYQTILAKMGQENAQQYADANQAAIGIIDSIIRQNNIECDFSWQPAYVYTQEEKEVEKIQEEAGVAMKLGLAATYLEEIPLPIRVKAALRFDNQAQFHPLKYLLALANQIPGNGSFLLEHTKAVDLLTEGTPVVLTDTGCRVTAPNIIIATHYPFYDGNGMYFSRIYPARSYILGITAEDSFPGGMFISSEEPGRSFRAQPMDGGNELILVGGEHHKTGQGGDTGVHYKNLKETADRMFRVREVVTRWSAQDYTSMDQVPYVGTLTSKTPGIYVATGFRKWGMTNGTAAAVMLQDAILGKDNEWAPVFAPSRFTPSASAGKFVSENANVVKELVQSKLAGKEDNADIRQGEARVVEADGKKCGAYRDFQGNLHVVDTTCTHLGCEVQWNSAEHSWDCPCHGSRFTCDGEVINGPARKPLPKPDDAKQGEKQA
- a CDS encoding CTP synthase produces the protein MTKYIFVTGGVVSGLGKGILAASLGRLLKSRGLKVFAQKLDPYINVDPGTMSPYQHGEVFVTEDGAETDLDLGHYERFIDEDLNRFSNLTSGKVYWNVLNKERKGEYLGETVQVIPHITNEIKHFIYTVSRGDDIDVVITEVGGTIGDIEGQPFLEAIRQIPLEIGRENCLFIHVTLVPYVSGSNEYKSKPTQHSVKQLQSQGIMPDIIICRCDRKLEQSMKQKISLFCNVKPDCVLDNTTVPVLYEVPIMLHNQGLDDIVCRELKIPAPPCDLSDWTGMLDRIRCRSREVTIAIVGKYVKLHDAYLSIVEALHHAGYETGTKIRFCWVNAEELVTENDAEENLAGCDGILVPGGFGDRGMEGKIQAAKYARTRNVPYFGICLGMQTAVIEFSRDVAGLEDANSSEFNPEARDCVIDLLPDQQGNIPKGGTMRLGSYPCRILPDTIMARAYQSGRIAERHRHRYEFNNRYRKILQQAGLVISGTSPDGYIVETVEIPQNDFFLGVQFHPEFKSRPNRAHPLFREFVKAALERSDKARNAGENG